One part of the Vicia villosa cultivar HV-30 ecotype Madison, WI linkage group LG6, Vvil1.0, whole genome shotgun sequence genome encodes these proteins:
- the LOC131613887 gene encoding uncharacterized protein LOC131613887 yields the protein MTNPYYQSFTPPYVSVPSPFYYHPISPYYSTVTTIPPTSSNPYTSYPPSPNSYQPEPQNSNLQSETFYQDLETLKQYLIETHELSNKYREELKEQIQNISDSFKKTHKKWKERYVGLKTTKKPLEKEEKGASPVTLLAPMTTPTASPTSIPAVSPSRTPTKFPTSFPAKFPTSSPADLPPYLLPEPTDLHSEPLQPTPASIPAASTERSPTTFPKVYLVSLPVIVQTDSSSKNRTTSPTKTTLSPEKRILSRKKTTTLPLQPKPLNMFQSTIDCIKVRALHLKSLFDSKTKICFKLSVSAPPPKPPELSPPLSPQTPFISHHRPPPEPPPF from the coding sequence ATGACAAATCCATACTATCAATCTTTCACTCCTCCATATGTTAGTGTTCCATCACCATTTTATTATCACCCCATTTCTCCTTATTACTCTACTGTCACAACTATACCACCTACATCATCTAACCCATACACATCATATCCACCTTCACCTAACTCATACCAACCAGAACCCCAAAATTCCAATTTACAATCAGAAACATTTTACCAAGATCTGGAAACTCTGaaacaatatttgattgaaactcaTGAGTTATCGAACAAATATAGAGAAGAGTTGAAAGAACAAATTCAGAATATTTCTGATTCCTtcaaaaaaacacacaaaaaatggaAAGAGAGATATGTTGGGCTGAAAACTACAAAAAAACCtttagaaaaagaagaaaaaggagcATCTCCGGTGACGTTGCTGGCTCCGATGACAACCCCGACGGCTTCTCCAACAAGCATTCCGGCGGTATCTCCATCTAGAACTCCGACGAAATTTCCGACGTCTTTTCCGGCGAAATTTCCGACATCTTCTCCGGCGGATCTACCACCATATCTGTTACCGGAACCAACAGATCTGCATTCAGAACCACTGCAACCAACTCCGGCGAGTATTCCGGCGGCATCTACGGAAAGAAGTCCGACGACTTTTCCGAAGGTATATCTGGTATCACTTCCGGTGATAGTTCAGACAGATTCATCGTCAAAAAACAGAACAACGTCACCTACAAAAACAACTCTCTCACCGGAAAAGAGAATATTATCTCGGAAGAAAACCACAACGTTGCCACTACAGCCTAAACCACTGAATATGTTTCAATCTACTATTGACTGTATAAAGGTGAGAGCTTTACATTTGAAATCATTGTTTGATAGCAAAACAAAGATATGTTTTAAACTTTCGGTGTCGGCGCCGCCACCAAAGCCACCGGAACTGTCACCACCACTCTCACCACAAACACCATTTATCAGCCACCACCGACCACCGCCGGAACCACCACCATTTTAG
- the LOC131613888 gene encoding putative F-box/FBD/LRR-repeat protein At4g13965, with amino-acid sequence MEDLFILLNKCPILEEVHAEYLNLNNLDISFAQKAVKKRFPYFPNLIRASITNASFYTKHSIALIFRLSVQVLRIELDLPLSSCYRYPFYNLTCMELILKLNHCDKWLWLLELLKHCPKLQSLTINEDYWNNGKDVVDNWKDPEIVPTCISTQLRTCLLKGYKYTECGLQFAEFIMQNSKVMKRMSIKSASSISENVKHQMLKKLASATRASATLLNCCGYGLV; translated from the exons ATGGAAGATCTCTTTATTCTTCTAAATAAATGTCCCATTCTCGAGGAAGTGCACGCAGAATATTTAAATCTAAACAATCTGGATATTTCATTTGCTCAAAAGGCAGTAAAGAAAAGATTTCCATATTTCCCAAATCTAATTAGAGCAAGCATTACCAACGCGTCTTTTTATACGAAGCATTCCATCGCTTTGATTTTCCGGCTATCGGTTCAGGTTCTTCGTATAGAACTG GACTTACCACTTAGCAGCTGCTATCGTTATCCGTTTTACAATTTAACCTGCATGGAGCTGATCCTTAAGCTTAATCATTGTGACAAATGGTTGTGGTTGCTAGAATTGCTGAAACATTGTCCCAAACTTCAAAGCCTTACTATTAACGAG gactattggaataATGGAAAAGATGTTGTTGATAATTGGAAGGATCCAGAAATTGTTCCGACATGTATTTCAACACAGCTGAGAACATGTTTGCTTAAAGGCTACAAATATACTGAATGTGGGCTTCAATTTGCTGAATTTATTATGCAGAACTCGAAAGTAATGAAGAGAATGTCAATCAAGAGTGCTTCTTCCATCAGTGAAAATGTTAAGCACCAAATGTTAAAGAAATTAGCTTCTGCGACAAGAGCCTCGGCAACAT TACTTAATTGTTGTGGATATGGACTTGTGTGA